A genomic region of Euwallacea fornicatus isolate EFF26 chromosome 32, ASM4011564v1, whole genome shotgun sequence contains the following coding sequences:
- the LOC136348381 gene encoding tetratricopeptide repeat protein 27, giving the protein MDEITALLQEYLLVPKPVGENERDSAREALRQSFEDLENLVLDEETWNIFLEDQYDITNLKTKLNSKNDEERAQIFKFGMSCLITFTQTNFTGPHPCEKVVNFLKSNTFQTHDFAKMLGYNNEEIYGKTEFPQLLVTAKIIFEWCIVNSIVNIWWYWRALYLHQQILDELSPSLLSDADRLYKLLQVNFNLKETIKVALDIEVAQLYLLFRHVSKARDHINSATESLNVKYDYVGVLGKRTKHQEKEISQLALKVNLNDEEKKSDDGPENSQATDFPHEIDTILTTDDAVLPKNLPLNDEVRLDNVAFSSNINENLVLPNLAQKLFLTIVQEMLIAKPEDELRNEELLPFVELILAQQNTFCVRVVALCLRSKAESKNRRTIERALRQCEEVLGAFTKEQPEAFDRFNDVFATGLPAMWKVTVQYANLLLNIGLPKNALDLYLKLQLWEEVIVCYTILKMRYKAADVIAQQLEKKPTIKLWCLLGDATDDISCYENAWELSKRRSHRVQRHWGNFLYNRKKYADCIPHFEKSVSINPLQATVWFRLGYAAHQTENWQVAATAYKRYTTLEPDGFEAWNNLAQAYLKIGNKRSAYQALQEALKCNFENWKVWENFLVVSSDISMYADVIRSYHRLLDIKEKYLNVQVLGELVCDVSDDTIDCEGLPAARFLQKTRELLGRVVSIYSGEGAVWELYAKLAPTATLKVQRYQRSYYAYTKNNQWCKDPKICNQILYICFELSDLWLSPEIECNVVVLSSIKLNLSSAISAIRKMEFPDTKESLDRLVGLLDAIAKKINSADKKQ; this is encoded by the exons ATGGACGAGATAACTGCTCTGCTTCAAGAGTACCTGTTGGTGCCCAAGCCAGTCGGCGAAAATGAGCGGGATTCTGCACGAGAGGCCTTGAGACAGTCCTTTGAAGACCTAGAGAATTTGGTCCTGGACGAGGAGACCTGGAATATATTTCTGGAGGATCAGTATGATATTACGAACCTAAAGACTAAACtcaattcaaaaaatgatGAGGAACGAGCTCAAATTTTCAAG TTCGGCATGTCCTGCCTGATCACTTTCACCCAAACCAATTTCACGGGGCCCCACCCTTGCGAAAAAGTGGTGAACTTCTTAAAATCCAACACATTTCAAACACatgattttgccaaaatgctTGGCTACAACAACGAGGAAATATATGGCAAAACTGAGTTCCCTCAACTACTGGTTACTgccaaaatcatttttgagtGGTGCATAGTCAACAGTATAGTGAATATTTGGTGGTACTGGCGAGCTCTGTACCTACACCAGCAGATCTTGGATGAATTGAGTCCTTCACTTCTGTCTGATGCAGATCGACTATATAAGTTGTTGCAggttaattttaatcttaaaG AGACAATAAAGGTGGCACTAGATATTGAAGTAGCTCagctttatttgttatttcgtCACGTGTCCAAGGCCAGAGACCACATAAATTCCGCCACTGAGTCGCTTAATGTAAAGTATGATTATGTAGGAGTGCTAGGGAAAAGAACCAAGCATCAGGAGAAGGAAATTTCACAGTTAGCTTTGAAAGTCAACTTAAATGATG aagaaaaaaaatctgatgaTGGTCCTGAAAACAGCCAAGCAACAGATTTTCCCCATGAAATTGACACAATCTTAACTACAGATGATGCTGTGTTGCCCAAAAACCTTCCTCTAAATGATGAAGTACGTCTCGACAACGTCGCTTTTTCCAGTAACatcaatgaaaatttggtGTTGCCAAATTTAGCCCAAAAGCTGTTTCTCACCATAGTGCAGGAAATGCTCATAGCAAAACCTGAAGATGAACTCCGAAATGAAGAGCTTCTTCCTTTTGTTGAACTGATACTAGCGCAGCAAAATACGTTTTGCGTTCGAGTTGTCGCATTATGTTTGAG GTCTAAGGCCGAATCCAAGAACCGCAGAACTATAGAACGAGCTTTGAGACAGTGCGAAGAAGTTCTGGGGGCGTTCACCAAAGAACAACCAGAGGCTTTTGACCGTTTCAATGACGTATTTGCCACTGGCCTTCCTGCAATGTGGAAAGTCACAGTCCAATATGCAAACCTCTTGCTCAACATTGGTTTGCCAAAGAACGCCTTGGATCTCTACCTGAAGCTACAGCTGTGGGAGGAGGTGATCGTATGCTATACCATCCTCAAGATGCGCTACAAAGCTGCGGACGTGATTGCACAGCAGTTGGAGAAAAAACCGACTATTAAGTTGTGGTGTTTGCTTGGTGACGCCACTGATGACATTTCCTGCTACGAGAACGCGTGGGAACTGTCTAAAAGGCGCAGCCACCGCGTGCAGCGCCACTGGGGTAACTTCTTGTACAACAGGAAAAAATACGCAGACTGCATTCCTCACTTTGAGAAAAGTGTTTCTATTAATCCGTTGCAAGCCACCGTTTGGTTCAGATTAGG GTATGCGGCTCATCAAACTGAGAACTGGCAAGTTGCAGCCACGGCTTATAAGCGATATACTACGCTAGAGCCCGATGGCTTTGAGGCCTGGAACAACCTTGCGCAAGCTTATTTGAAAATAGGCAACAAACGCAGCGCCTATCAGGCTTTGCAGGAGGCTCTAAAGTGCAATTTCGAAAACTGGAAGGTTTGGGAGAACTTTCTGGTAGTTAGCTCGGATATCTCTATGTACGCCGATGTTATACGCTCCTATCACCGTCTACTGGATATAAAGGAGAAATATCTGAATGTCCAAGTGCTTGGAGAACTTGTCTGTGACGTCAGCGATGACACAATTGACTGCGAGGGATTGCCGGCTGCGaggtttttacaaaaaacacgAGAGTTGCTTG GTCGAGTGGTGTCCATCTATTCGGGGGAAGGCGCCGTCTGGGAACTTTACGCCAAACTTGCGCCCACTGCCACCCTGAAAGTACAGCGCTACCAAAGGTCCTACTATGCCTACACCAAGAACAACCAGTGGTGCAAGGACCCGAAAATCTGCAACCAGATCCTTTACATCTGCTTCGAACTGAGCGATCTGTGGCTATCGCCCGAAATTGAATGCAACGTGGTCGTACTCAGTTCGATCAAACTGAATCTGAGCAGCGCCATTTCAGCCATCAGAAAGATGGAATTCCCGGATACCAAAGAGTCACTGGATAGATTGGTCGGACTGTTGGACGCCATCGCCAAGAAGATCAACAGCGCGGATAAAAAACAATAG
- the LOC136348382 gene encoding protein KTI12 homolog: MPLIVVTGVPSSGKTTRALQLKQFFEEQGKGVHVISEYTQIRKAGFEKNSFYADSNKEKHIRGLLKSEMLRLITSSNVVILDALNYIKGYRYELFCGTKANKNTQCTVHTEINRDQAWGFNESRENEEEKYCKETFAALVMRYEDPDGKNRWDSPLFTIYPQTDLDFSQIYSSLFKKAPPKPNQSTQNPPLSSTNFLYDLDRITKSITDRLIEAKHDGVTGEVQVSGCSEVIDLPPEVSVQHLMMLRRQYITYSKMHTPDVNKIADLFVQYLRTSLKE, translated from the exons ATGCCTCTCATAGTAGTTACCGGAGTTCCCAGTAGCGGTAAAACCACCAGAGCCCTGCAGCTGAAACAATTCTTTGAAGAGCAGGGAAAAGGAGTCCACGTTATCAGCGAATACACGCAAATACGCAAAGCTGGCTTCGAAAAGAACTCCTTTTATGCGGACTCGAATAAAGAGAAGCACATTCGGGGCCTCCTCAAAAGTGAGATGCTGCGACTGATTACCTCCTCAAATGTCGTAATACTGGACGCCCTCAATTACATTAAGGGATACCGGTATGAGTTATTCTGTGGTACCAAGGCCAACAAAAACACTCAATGCACAGTACACACTGAGATCAATAGAGACCAGGCCTGGGGATTTAATGAGTCAAGGGAAAATGAGGAAGAGAAATATTGCAAAGAGACCTTCGCTGCTTTAGTAATGCG ATATGAAGACCCTGACGGAAAAAACCGGTGGGACAGCCCCTTATTCACAATTTACCCACAGACCGATTTAGATTTCTCGCAAATCTACTCCAGCCTCTTCAAAAAGGCTCCTCCTAAGCCCAACCAGTCAACACAAAACCCCCCACTGAGTTCCACCAACTTCCTCTATGACTTGGACCGAATTACTAAAAGCATTACCGACAGGCTCATTGAAGCGAAACATGACGGCGTTACGGGGGAAGTGCAAGTCTCTGGATGTAGTGAAGTCATAGATTTGCCTCCTGAGGTGAGTGTGCAGCACCTTATGATGTTGAGGAGACAGTATATTACATACTCGAAAATGCACACCCCAGACGTGAACAAAATTGCAGATTTGTTTGTGCAGTATTTGAGGACTAGTTTGAAGGAATaa
- the hui gene encoding uncharacterized protein hui, whose protein sequence is MILLKLAIVLVALLGFTNNARGAGEYVPKLYYFIDQFGHRTDPVSIRSKRDLAWVFNSPLHHRIKRGGGYATAGSQASAGSGANHEDIIGQVQSFLNNIPEAVQSFARAGSSDGVGFGTGSSSSGRSYGGLGSGQQAGYQGPILFSRFGEAQGSGVHVSGQAAGPNGAFASSSSSIDDQGKIKYNVQSGKY, encoded by the exons ATGATCCTCCTCAAATTGGCGATAGTGCTGGTGGCCCTTCTGGGCTTTACCAATAACGCTCGTG GTGCTGGTGAGTACGTCCCGAAATTGTACTATTTCATCGACCAATTCGGCCACAGAACAGACCCGGTTTCGATTAGGAGCAAAAGGGACCTGGCGTGGGTCTTCAACAGCCCCCTGCACCACCGAATTAAAAGAGGAGGAGGATACGCTACTGCTGGCAGTCAGGCTTCCGCTGGAAGTG GCGCAAACCATGAAGACATTATTGGGCAAGTACAGAGCTTCTTGAACAACATTCCCG aaGCTGTACAATCGTTCGCACGGGCGGGTTCCAGTGACGGCGTAGGATTTGGAACTGGGAGCTCGTCTTCTGGTCGAAGTTATGGCGGATTAGGTTCGGGGCAACAAGCCGGATATCAAGG TCCCATCTTGTTTTCGAGGTTCGGCGAGGCTCAGGGTAGCGGGGTGCACGTTTCCGGCCAAGCTGCAGGCCCCAATGGGGCTTTCGCTTCTAGTTCTTCCAGCATCGACGACCAGGGCAAGATCAAGTACAACGTCCaatctggaaaatattaa
- the LOC136348258 gene encoding uncharacterized protein isoform X1 — protein sequence MEENIEREINNEMISSEEVVSNGEIVSNGEELSETNKETHEEESHSGEEMFETNNKIQEEPMDESESLSQERELEPCRLCDNICEKMFNIFEDNPEGYQLIGLIKENLPIVLYKTDPLSKQVCEKCVLNLQIISSLKKSSRKTQEKYVQQLKTEGDTTDKNVLLFLGCTGSKLVDNGDEEEEEEEELKDQATSTEDLTILCANCKSSILDASTVNGEVELGPDLHEIIRESLKRNRISTGESEKSLRRRKNRPLYHELEDSLCSSLTDLPGAGDDISQYGEGGAMSDAESEADSDEQPAKRRKVDQSSKEIQDEINKELAKQKSADEDEEDSSESSSSADTSETDEETKEKLEEEKKAELERIERIKIKCQEMFSEAPDFSYEPLTLQNIVLYWINKQNIPEFEGTTFEKKSTVCRCKTCNEVFQNVNLLALHEPLHMEVDMEEKIDNPQPWSNNRLHSKIRNKWLTFFDENGSEPEEDEEDEEEDDEDNEEQDPKVSGDSALLVEDTEKTMEVSKKDEIVLVNMKPMVNGIYLGDYTKEERKAFYQCMRIGGQTKRFCPLCRYCFKDNWAIESHYFSFACHYTCRYCGMRFNKQRHRFDEHVKEHKKKKESTSEKIYTASKVNNTLPKVIQPDKVKRIVPGEPEQPREIKLEDYASPPVITKGGFDQRNRYSLPERPNFQGLKIKEEPKDFLGPLNKTQNQAYFCRKCYKVFFKLDEFNAHSKNCDYNNYAVNKPGSEVNNPKIPMVKVKQEPGIEKKLNGDIISNAGRPLRNCARDIGPYKDEVFIPKQILNETLPGPPQSFICHICGTPFPTIYSRNSHMRIHKGETQGASNGGPSPQMVAQQNILKQRLQQQQQHNFQLQKAAMQQQQQRQQLLRQKQMAQQRAQQQSNYGQLDEIRVKEEPVDSFEPMVEIHEGHERSPSPIYNSSPSLLSGGEISLTPIVKKSSLNPNILKLVQNNPNISLVSKKSSPGQARQNGEGHRTQGGNIIKNAGGYQGPYAPTSQQVQRVETNGNQPGYITVSSNLMPNDDKTYKCSSCWEAFTNKSHLYFHKKNQCEGSRFPCPFCKKRFGTEAAYSSHIFYSHPE from the exons ATGGAGGAGAATATTGaaagagaaattaataatgaaatgaTATCCAGTGAGGAAGTGGTGTCCAACGGGGAAATTGTGTCCAATGGAGAGGAGTTGTCTGAAACGAACAAGGAAACTCATGAAGAGGAAAGTCACAGTGGAGAGGAAATGTTtgaaacaaacaacaaaattcaagAGGAACCCATGGATGAATCCGAAAGTCTTTCACAAGAAAGGGAACTTGAACCATGTCGCCTTTGCGATAATATCTGTGAGAAAATGTTCAATATCTTTGAGGACAACCCTGAAGGATACCAATTAATTGGCCTTATTAAGGAGAACCTCCCTATAGTG CTCTACAAAACAGATCCTCTGTCAAAACAAGTATGCGAAAAATGCGTCCTGAACTTGCAAATTATTAGCAGTTTAAAGAAATCAAGTCGAAAGACTCAGGAAAAGTATGTCCAGCAATTAAAGACGGAGGGAGACACCACTGACAAGAATGTGTTGCTGTTTTTGGGGTGCACAGGCAGCAAG TTGGTTGATAATGGAGATgaagaggaggaggaagaggagGAACTGAAAGACCAAGCTACCTCTACTGAAGATCTGACTATCCTTTGCGCCAATTGCAAGAGTTCCATTCTAGACGCCTCCACCGTCAACGGGGAAGTGGAACTGGGGCCTGATCTCCATGAGATTATCAGGGAGTCATTGAAAAGAAATAGAATTTCTACCG GGGAGTCTGAGAAATCGCTCCGAAGGAGGAAAAATCGACCCCTTTACCATGAACTAGAGGACTCCTTGTGTAGCAGTTTAACTGATCTACCTGGGGCAG gtGACGATATCTCTCAGTATGGAGAAGGCGGAGCAATGAGTGATGCAGAATCTGAAGCAGATTCCGACGAACAGCCTGCTAAACGACGGAAAGTTGATCAATCTTCTAAAGAGATTCAAGATGAAATCAACAAAGAACTTGCCAAACAAAAATCTGCTGACGAAGATGAGGAGGATTCCTCCGAGAGCAGTTCAAGTGCTGACACCAGCGAAACAGATGAGGAAACCAAAGAAAAACTGGAGGAAGAGAAAAAGGCTGAATTAGAGAGAATCGAGAGGATTAAAATCAAGTGCCAGGAGATGTTTAGTGAGGCGCCAGACTttag CTATGAACCTCTGACTCTCCAGAACATCGTTTTGTATTGGATCAACAAGCAAAATATTCCTGAATTCGAGGGAACCACATTTGAGAAGAAATCCACTGTCTGCCGTTGCAAAACTTGCAATGAAGTATTTCAGAATGTCAATCTTCTAGCCCTACATGAACCATTACATATGGAAGTGGATATGGAAGAGAAGATAGACAATCCTCAGCCTTGGTCTAATAATAGACTTCATTCCAAAATTCGCAACAAATGGTTAACATTCTTTGACGAAAATGG ATCTGAACCTGAAGAGGATGAGGAAGACGAAGAAGAAGATGATGAAGATAACGAGGAACAGGACCCAAAAGTCTCAGGGGACTCAGCTCTTTTGGTTGAAGACACCGAGAAAACGATGGAGGTGTCCAAGAAGGACGAAATAGTGCTAGTGAACATGAAACCCATGGTGAATGGTATTTATCTTGGAGACTATACCAAAGAAGAGCGTAAAGCGTTTTACCAGTGCATGCGTATAGGGGGACAAACAAAACGGTTTTGCCCCCTCTGCCGTTATTGCTTCAAGGATAATTGGGCAATTGAAAGTCACTACTTTTCTTTCGCATGTCATTATACATGCCGATATTGCGGCATGCGCTTCAACAAACAGAGACATCGCTTTGATGAGCACGTGAAGGAGCACAAGAAGAAGAAAGAATCCACATCGGAGAAGATTTATACTGCCAGTAAAGTCAATAACACCCTACCAAAAGTAATACAGCCGGATAAAGTCAAAAGGATCGTCCCTGGGGAGCCTGAGCAACCCAGAGAG attaaaCTTGAGGATTATGCCTCTCCTCCGGTGATCACAAAGGGTGGGTTTGACCAAAGAAACCGCTATAGCCTGCCAGAGCGGCCCAACTTCCAAGGCCTCAAAATAAAGGAAGAACCCAAGGATTTTCTTGGCCCTCTAAATAAAACCCAGAATCAGGCCTACTTCTGCCGGAAGTGCTATAAAGTCTTCTTTAAGCTAGACGAGTTCAATGCGCACAGCAAAAATTGCGACTACAACAATTACGCAGTTAACAAACCAGGTTCTGAGGTCAACAACCCGAAAATTCCCATGGTGAAGGTCAAGCAAGAGCCTGGAATTGAGAAGAAGCTTAATGGGGATATTATCAGCAACGCTGGACGTCCTCTTAGGAATTGCGCCCGAGATATTGGCCCATATAAG GATGAAGTTTTTATCCCCAAACAAATTCTAAACGAAACATTACCTGGGCCTCCCCAGAGCTTTATTTGTCACATCTGCGGTACTCCGTTCCCTACCATCTACTCCCGCAACAGCCACATGAGGATACACAAAGGAGAGACGCAGGGTGCGTCTAACGGAGGACCCAGTCCGCAAATGGTAGCTCAGCAAAATATTCTGAAACAAAGGTTACAACAACAGCAACAGCATAATTTCCAATTACAAAAGGCAGCGATGCAACAGCAGCAACAGCGTCAGCAACTGTTGCGCCAGAAACAGATGGCTCAGCAGAGAGCGCAACAGCAGAGCAATTACGGGCAATTGGATGAAATAAGA GTTAAAGAGGAGCCGGTGGACAGCTTCGAACCCATGGTGGAGATCCACGAGGGCCACGAGCGCTCCCCTTCTCCCATCTACAATTCTAGCCCTTCGCTCTTGAGTGGGGGGGAAATCTCACTAACTCCCATAGTGAAAAAGTCCTCCCTGAACCCcaatattttgaagctagTGCAGAATAATCCGAACATTAGCCTGGTGTCGAAAAAGTCTTCTCCGGGGCAGGCGAGGCAAAATGGCGAAGGACACAGAACGCAAGGGGGAAACATCATCAAAAACGCCGGAGGGTACCAAGGGCCTTACGCACCTACGAGTCAACAAGTACAGAGGGTGGAGACCAATGGAAATCAACCGGGGTACATTACAGTATCTTCAAACCTTATGCCTAATGATGACAAAACCTACAAATGCTCCAGCTGCTGGGAGGCGTTTACAAATAAGTCACATCTTTACTTCCATAAGAAAAACCAATGCGAGGGGTCCAGGTTTCCTTGTCCTTTCTGCAAGAAACGGTTCGGGACTGAGGCTGCCTACAGTTCGCATATATTCTATTCTCACCcggaatga
- the LOC136348258 gene encoding uncharacterized protein isoform X2, which produces MEENIEREINNEMISSEEVVSNGEIVSNGEELSETNKETHEEESHSGEEMFETNNKIQEEPMDESESLSQERELEPCRLCDNICEKMFNIFEDNPEGYQLIGLIKENLPIVLYKTDPLSKQVCEKCVLNLQIISSLKKSSRKTQEKYVQQLKTEGDTTDKNVLLFLGCTGSKLVDNGDEEEEEEEELKDQATSTEDLTILCANCKSSILDASTVNGEVELGPDLHEIIRESLKRNRISTGDDISQYGEGGAMSDAESEADSDEQPAKRRKVDQSSKEIQDEINKELAKQKSADEDEEDSSESSSSADTSETDEETKEKLEEEKKAELERIERIKIKCQEMFSEAPDFSYEPLTLQNIVLYWINKQNIPEFEGTTFEKKSTVCRCKTCNEVFQNVNLLALHEPLHMEVDMEEKIDNPQPWSNNRLHSKIRNKWLTFFDENGSEPEEDEEDEEEDDEDNEEQDPKVSGDSALLVEDTEKTMEVSKKDEIVLVNMKPMVNGIYLGDYTKEERKAFYQCMRIGGQTKRFCPLCRYCFKDNWAIESHYFSFACHYTCRYCGMRFNKQRHRFDEHVKEHKKKKESTSEKIYTASKVNNTLPKVIQPDKVKRIVPGEPEQPREIKLEDYASPPVITKGGFDQRNRYSLPERPNFQGLKIKEEPKDFLGPLNKTQNQAYFCRKCYKVFFKLDEFNAHSKNCDYNNYAVNKPGSEVNNPKIPMVKVKQEPGIEKKLNGDIISNAGRPLRNCARDIGPYKDEVFIPKQILNETLPGPPQSFICHICGTPFPTIYSRNSHMRIHKGETQGASNGGPSPQMVAQQNILKQRLQQQQQHNFQLQKAAMQQQQQRQQLLRQKQMAQQRAQQQSNYGQLDEIRVKEEPVDSFEPMVEIHEGHERSPSPIYNSSPSLLSGGEISLTPIVKKSSLNPNILKLVQNNPNISLVSKKSSPGQARQNGEGHRTQGGNIIKNAGGYQGPYAPTSQQVQRVETNGNQPGYITVSSNLMPNDDKTYKCSSCWEAFTNKSHLYFHKKNQCEGSRFPCPFCKKRFGTEAAYSSHIFYSHPE; this is translated from the exons ATGGAGGAGAATATTGaaagagaaattaataatgaaatgaTATCCAGTGAGGAAGTGGTGTCCAACGGGGAAATTGTGTCCAATGGAGAGGAGTTGTCTGAAACGAACAAGGAAACTCATGAAGAGGAAAGTCACAGTGGAGAGGAAATGTTtgaaacaaacaacaaaattcaagAGGAACCCATGGATGAATCCGAAAGTCTTTCACAAGAAAGGGAACTTGAACCATGTCGCCTTTGCGATAATATCTGTGAGAAAATGTTCAATATCTTTGAGGACAACCCTGAAGGATACCAATTAATTGGCCTTATTAAGGAGAACCTCCCTATAGTG CTCTACAAAACAGATCCTCTGTCAAAACAAGTATGCGAAAAATGCGTCCTGAACTTGCAAATTATTAGCAGTTTAAAGAAATCAAGTCGAAAGACTCAGGAAAAGTATGTCCAGCAATTAAAGACGGAGGGAGACACCACTGACAAGAATGTGTTGCTGTTTTTGGGGTGCACAGGCAGCAAG TTGGTTGATAATGGAGATgaagaggaggaggaagaggagGAACTGAAAGACCAAGCTACCTCTACTGAAGATCTGACTATCCTTTGCGCCAATTGCAAGAGTTCCATTCTAGACGCCTCCACCGTCAACGGGGAAGTGGAACTGGGGCCTGATCTCCATGAGATTATCAGGGAGTCATTGAAAAGAAATAGAATTTCTACCG gtGACGATATCTCTCAGTATGGAGAAGGCGGAGCAATGAGTGATGCAGAATCTGAAGCAGATTCCGACGAACAGCCTGCTAAACGACGGAAAGTTGATCAATCTTCTAAAGAGATTCAAGATGAAATCAACAAAGAACTTGCCAAACAAAAATCTGCTGACGAAGATGAGGAGGATTCCTCCGAGAGCAGTTCAAGTGCTGACACCAGCGAAACAGATGAGGAAACCAAAGAAAAACTGGAGGAAGAGAAAAAGGCTGAATTAGAGAGAATCGAGAGGATTAAAATCAAGTGCCAGGAGATGTTTAGTGAGGCGCCAGACTttag CTATGAACCTCTGACTCTCCAGAACATCGTTTTGTATTGGATCAACAAGCAAAATATTCCTGAATTCGAGGGAACCACATTTGAGAAGAAATCCACTGTCTGCCGTTGCAAAACTTGCAATGAAGTATTTCAGAATGTCAATCTTCTAGCCCTACATGAACCATTACATATGGAAGTGGATATGGAAGAGAAGATAGACAATCCTCAGCCTTGGTCTAATAATAGACTTCATTCCAAAATTCGCAACAAATGGTTAACATTCTTTGACGAAAATGG ATCTGAACCTGAAGAGGATGAGGAAGACGAAGAAGAAGATGATGAAGATAACGAGGAACAGGACCCAAAAGTCTCAGGGGACTCAGCTCTTTTGGTTGAAGACACCGAGAAAACGATGGAGGTGTCCAAGAAGGACGAAATAGTGCTAGTGAACATGAAACCCATGGTGAATGGTATTTATCTTGGAGACTATACCAAAGAAGAGCGTAAAGCGTTTTACCAGTGCATGCGTATAGGGGGACAAACAAAACGGTTTTGCCCCCTCTGCCGTTATTGCTTCAAGGATAATTGGGCAATTGAAAGTCACTACTTTTCTTTCGCATGTCATTATACATGCCGATATTGCGGCATGCGCTTCAACAAACAGAGACATCGCTTTGATGAGCACGTGAAGGAGCACAAGAAGAAGAAAGAATCCACATCGGAGAAGATTTATACTGCCAGTAAAGTCAATAACACCCTACCAAAAGTAATACAGCCGGATAAAGTCAAAAGGATCGTCCCTGGGGAGCCTGAGCAACCCAGAGAG attaaaCTTGAGGATTATGCCTCTCCTCCGGTGATCACAAAGGGTGGGTTTGACCAAAGAAACCGCTATAGCCTGCCAGAGCGGCCCAACTTCCAAGGCCTCAAAATAAAGGAAGAACCCAAGGATTTTCTTGGCCCTCTAAATAAAACCCAGAATCAGGCCTACTTCTGCCGGAAGTGCTATAAAGTCTTCTTTAAGCTAGACGAGTTCAATGCGCACAGCAAAAATTGCGACTACAACAATTACGCAGTTAACAAACCAGGTTCTGAGGTCAACAACCCGAAAATTCCCATGGTGAAGGTCAAGCAAGAGCCTGGAATTGAGAAGAAGCTTAATGGGGATATTATCAGCAACGCTGGACGTCCTCTTAGGAATTGCGCCCGAGATATTGGCCCATATAAG GATGAAGTTTTTATCCCCAAACAAATTCTAAACGAAACATTACCTGGGCCTCCCCAGAGCTTTATTTGTCACATCTGCGGTACTCCGTTCCCTACCATCTACTCCCGCAACAGCCACATGAGGATACACAAAGGAGAGACGCAGGGTGCGTCTAACGGAGGACCCAGTCCGCAAATGGTAGCTCAGCAAAATATTCTGAAACAAAGGTTACAACAACAGCAACAGCATAATTTCCAATTACAAAAGGCAGCGATGCAACAGCAGCAACAGCGTCAGCAACTGTTGCGCCAGAAACAGATGGCTCAGCAGAGAGCGCAACAGCAGAGCAATTACGGGCAATTGGATGAAATAAGA GTTAAAGAGGAGCCGGTGGACAGCTTCGAACCCATGGTGGAGATCCACGAGGGCCACGAGCGCTCCCCTTCTCCCATCTACAATTCTAGCCCTTCGCTCTTGAGTGGGGGGGAAATCTCACTAACTCCCATAGTGAAAAAGTCCTCCCTGAACCCcaatattttgaagctagTGCAGAATAATCCGAACATTAGCCTGGTGTCGAAAAAGTCTTCTCCGGGGCAGGCGAGGCAAAATGGCGAAGGACACAGAACGCAAGGGGGAAACATCATCAAAAACGCCGGAGGGTACCAAGGGCCTTACGCACCTACGAGTCAACAAGTACAGAGGGTGGAGACCAATGGAAATCAACCGGGGTACATTACAGTATCTTCAAACCTTATGCCTAATGATGACAAAACCTACAAATGCTCCAGCTGCTGGGAGGCGTTTACAAATAAGTCACATCTTTACTTCCATAAGAAAAACCAATGCGAGGGGTCCAGGTTTCCTTGTCCTTTCTGCAAGAAACGGTTCGGGACTGAGGCTGCCTACAGTTCGCATATATTCTATTCTCACCcggaatga
- the LOC136348268 gene encoding uncharacterized protein translates to MFKLLLTLTPISLGLTALPIFLHYILKKHYQRLLEDLNKPDFDSYYECIFIDYKNFNCKSHLIKLTECGESCSNTHLKRLLHYIASAKKSLKLCMFMLTLKQITTELVSAHRRGVKVQVIADRGMSKNDTVQSNLEYLKENGIAIKISPGVNEMMHHKFCLIDEKDGQLGKVFFGSLNLTAQAFCKNFENLVFTNNAKVIRGLSEEFEVLWDRF, encoded by the exons ATGTTCAAACTCCTTCTCACCCTAACACCAATCTCTCTGGGCCTGACAGCCTTGCCAATATTCCTGCACTACATCCTTAAAAAACACTATCAGAGACTCCTTGAAGACCTCAACAAACCAGACTTTGACAGCTACTATGAATGCATCTTCATTGACTACAAGAATTTCAACTGCAAGTCCCACTTAATCAAACTGACTGAGTGCGGAGAAAGCTGCTCTAACACCCACTTAAAGCGGCTTCTCCACTACATCGCCAGCGCTAAAAAGAGCCTCAAATTATGCATGTTTATGCTAACTCTGAAGCAGATTACAACCGAATTGGTCAGCGCACATAGAAGAGGAGTTAAAGTGCAAGTTATAGCCGATAGAGGTATGAGTAAAAATGACACAGTACagtcaaatttggaatatttaaaagagaACG GGATTGCGATAAAAATTTCTCCTGGAGTAAATGAAATGATGCATCATAAATTTTGTCTGATAGACGAGAAGGACGGGCAACTTGGCAAAGTGTTCTTTGGAAGTCTTAACTTGACAGCGCAGGCGTTTTGCAAGAATTTTGAGAATCTGGTCTTCACCAATAACGCAAAAGTAATCCGGGGGCTCAGTGAGGAGTTTGAGGTGTTATGGGACCGGTTTTAG